Proteins encoded in a region of the Polyodon spathula isolate WHYD16114869_AA chromosome 9, ASM1765450v1, whole genome shotgun sequence genome:
- the LOC121320682 gene encoding GRIP and coiled-coil domain-containing protein 2 has translation MEDNNPDSVASPATPGTGKSKLDTLSKEDLIKFTKKQVVVLQKVKSRCADLEQEVEKLKQKSSGGSDEAIIQELTERMDAILLEKAETQQRFVLLQKENEKAKQEAKDALDKVTELQNQFDLSNIEHLKKIEDVKHELQTVHSKHKEEAADFQKLLQESSKKEQELTAQFRQQLGHQNEVKELEEQSKLVRQKYEDQLCSLQQQLISSEEERRRETTMLKENQEAAIAECQKEIESLHGELLKIRTAHQDEVKELVDQLESAALEHEQERYRLLQVNKELAEQLGQKENSLQGVEEEETGIEWVKKHSEPLVSGEQGEDEVIILKRMLKDLQSQHNILQDELMYLSNVKTGLELELQQAKEEFLREKEELEFNINELRLCNEDNKSIATKCKSNLQTTNNHWEMALNQHEQELQVLKQQHQKEIMALEQTLLSTAEKEKGKALLEIHNLKEECEKLSIEKNEAVDSYEKTMEILRNVQSELRDTTGNFVKQYNAMKESNSAEIHKLQQKLRVAINGKDKLLERINNLESESKSQATFEELKLSESDWEIKKQELLSILHHKDTALQELEEKLAALNLEKDNVLTALKLSEVEVETLRDACSTEQSQCVEFQQKMENLTKDKTWIKALEEELINLKKERDHLQEELQFVRSDRDSLSKFKDEIGDLEKSLQTVSEEKERLRNDFEEKLQQLTALQHGLEDLTKDKAQLQQRLDEAEIQLGTSFADKENITHQLKIMESKLTVTCLEKEQKCSDLKALEEELTNLKTERDHMKEELNLARSVSNNLCKLKGETGDLEKSLQAVSQEKDRLRKDLEEKQQQLTDFQHRLEYLTKDNTQLQQRLDEAEIQMGANSAEKESTSHQLEILENKVAALCLEKEQKCSDLKVLEEDLTNLKKERDETGNLENSLQAVSEEKERLRKDLEEKQQQLAEVRVHIFSYLQQEAGIEVFANNNQEVEDISVLVQKLWDKVMEGKRSALLQSGERIAQLQGDIERLREEGRLQEVELRSFNDDLSKERTLLKENLEEVISDKEGLQRDLLEMKSRNEKMRVENEALLAQIEAVSEKLKKIEKETNDEIDQTIQQVVGDDEREKLLHLLAEKESELSNLQGEIASLQESKQNSSPAEEVVRELTDKIGNLEKEHKEKHEKMNKIKAVAVKAKKELDTTRKEVQALKEELELVKTERERLSGSVKDVIQAAESYKNLLAEYDKQTEQLDLEKERGDNCDRQIGELTKHLQATVLQKDQLISEKEDLLAYLETVQMNVKQLEAQILELQKGKSAVEKELEGEKLLKEHKIKDHSMSLKEIEDLQRHLQKQNQQLQQAVQELEILRKDAQQSSLMDMEMADYERLVKELNQNISDKESRIEEYEGEMKIQKQRQETLQEEICSLKSCLDQTEDKNTKIKQLLVKTKKELADTKKSEADQLAIQSSLKGELEASQQQLEDYKIQCADLTAERHKLQEQLRSVTDQLQHAKSAFQQKIATLQEECTAAKAEQVSTASEFESYKVRVHNVLKQQKNKSTSQNEKDAATQERECMERMMDQLKARLQETQHSLQANVNELQALQSEHDTLLERHNKMLQETVAKEAELREKLRSIQFENMVLKSEHAQTLSQLTDQNEALRNSFREQVRHLQEDHRKTVETLQQQVSKMEAQLFQLQKEASTSPVPVQQTRKIVQERKNADLLLCDLQSMAREEGEGMETTETESVSSSGTHIPSLELLLNSPEPKMEPLVWQAEPTKEELAQELNTATKSIEHMNGLLHETEATNAILMEQITLLKSEVRRLERNQEREKSVANLEYLKNVLLQFIFLKSGSERQALLPVIHTMLQLSPEERSKLSAIAQGEEEAAVASRSSGWTSYLHSWSGIR, from the exons GATAATAATCCAGACTCTGTGGCCTCCCCAGCAACTCCAGGGACAGGAAAATCAAAG TTGGATACTTTGTCTAAGGAGGACCTCATCAAGTTCACAAAAAAGCAGGTGGTGGTTTTGCAGAAGGTGAAATCAAGATGTGCAG ATTTGGAACAGGAAGTTGAAAAACTTAAACAGAAGTCAAGTGGTGGATCAGATGAGGCTATAATTCAG GAACTAACGGAAAGGATGGATGCAATACTTCTAGAAAAGGCTGAGACTCAACAGAGATTCGTATTacttcaaaaagaaaatgaaaaggcaaAGCAAGAGGCAAag gaTGCATTGGATAAAGTTACAGAACTTCAGAACCAGTTTGACCTGTCTAATATTGAGCACCTAAAGAAAATTGAAGATGTAAAACATGAATTACAAACTGTTCATTCAAAACATAAAGAAGAAGCTGCAGATTTTCAAAAACTTTTGCAGGAGTCCAGCAAAAAAGAGCAAGAGCTTACTGCTCAATTCAGGCAGCAGCTTGGTCATCAAAATGAAGTAAAAGAGTTAGAAGAACAGTCCAAACTAGTCCGGCAGAAATATGAGGATCAGCTATGTAGCCTGCAGCAGCAGTTAATCTCTTCTGAAGAAGAAAGAAGGCGAGAGACAACAATGTTGAAAGAAAACCAAGAAGCAGCAATAGCAGAGTGCCAGAAGGAAATTGAAAGCCTTCATGGAGAGCTCTTGAAAATAAGGACAGCCCACCAAGATGAAGTAAAAGAGCTTGTGGATCAGCTTGAATCTGCAGCTTTGGAGCATGAGCAAGAGAGGTATAGACTGCTTCAAGTGAACAAAGAACTGGCAGAGCAGCTAGGTCAGAAAGAAAACAGCCTTCAGGGCGTGGAAGAGGAGGAAACTGGCATAGAGTGGGTTAAAAAACATTCTGAGCCTTTGGTTTCTGGGGAGCAAGGTGAAGATGAGGTCATCATCCTGAAACGCATGTTAAAGGATTTGCAATCCCAGCATAATATCCTACAGGATGAGCTGATGTACCTGAGTAACGTAAAGACGGGGTTGGAGTTGGAACTCCAACAAGCCAAGGAAGAGTTCCTTCGTGAGAAAGAAGAACTGGAGTTTAATATTAACGAGCTACGACTGTGCAATGAAGACAACAAAAGCATTGCCACAAAATGTAAATCCAATCTCCAAACCACTAACAATCACTGGGAGATGGCACTAAACCAACATGAGCAGGAATTACAAGTTCTGAAGCAACAACATCAGAAGGAGATCATGGCACTGGAACAAACTTTGCTTTCCACTGCTgagaaggaaaaaggaaaagCGCTTTTGGAAATCCATAATCTAAAGGAAGAGTGTGAGAAACTCTCTATAGAGAAGAATGAGGCAGTTGACAGTTATGAGAAAACAATGGAGATCTTAAGGAATGTGCAGTCTGAATTAAGGGATACAACAGGAAATTTTGtgaaacaatacaatgcaatgaagGAAAGCAATTCTGCTGAAATCCACAAGCTGCAACAAAAACTAAGAGTTGCCATCAATGGGAAGGATAAACTCCTTGAGCGAATCAACAACCTGGAGTCAGAGTCAAAGTCCCAAGCCACCTTTGAAGAATTAAAATTATCTGAAAGTGACTGGGAGATCAAAAAACAGGAACTGTTGTCTATCCTGCACCATAAAGACACTGCTTTACAAGAGCTGGAGGAAAAATTGGCAGCTTTGAACTTAGAGAAGGATAATGTGCTGACAGCATTAAAGCTATCTGAAGTAGAGGTGGAAACGCTTAGAGACGCATGTTCTACAGAGCAATCACAGTGTGTTGAATTTCAGCAGAAAATGGAGAACCTTACTAAGGACAAAACTTGGATAAAGGCACTAGAGGAGGAACTGATCAacctaaagaaagaaagagaccATTTGCAAGAAGAGCTTCAATTCGTCAGGTCGGATAGAGACAGTCTGTCCAAGTTTAAAGATGAAATTGGGGATCTGGAGAAGTCTTTGCAGACTGTGTCAGAAGAAAAAGAGAGACTAAGAAATGATTTTGAAGAGAAGCTGCAACAGTTAACTGCATTGCAGCATGGATTGGAAGACCTTACGAAGGACAAAGCACAGTTACAACAGAGACTTGATGAAGCAGAAATTCAACTGGGAACCAGTTTTGCAGATAAAGAGAATATTACCCACCAGCTAAAAATCATGGAGAGTAAACTAACAGTGACTTGTTTGGAAAAGGAACAGAAGTGTTCTGATCTGAAGGCACTAGAGGAAGAGCTCACTAACCTTAAGACTGAAAGGGACCATATGAAAGAAGAGCTTAATCTAGCCAGGTCTGTTAGTAATAATCTTTGCAAGCTTAAAGGTGAAACTGGGGATCTGGAGAAGTCTTTACAAGCTGTGTCGCAAGAGAAAGACAGGCTGAGAAAAGACCTTGAAGAGAAGCAACAACAGTTAACTGACTTTCAGCATAGATTGGAATACCTTACCAAGGACAACACACAGCTACAGCAGAGACTGGATGAAGCAGAAATCCAAATGGGAGCTAATTCTGCAGAAAAGGAGAGCACCAGCCACCAGCTAGAAATCCTGGAGAATAAAGTAGCAGCGTTGTGTTTGGAGAAGGAACAAAAGTGTTCTGATCTGAAAGTACTAGAGGAAGATCTGACTAACCTTAAGAAAGAAAGAGATGAAACTGGAAATCTGGAGAACTCTTTGCAGGCTGTGTCagaagagaaagagaggctcAGGAAAGACCTTGAAGAGAAGCAACAACAGTTAGCTGAGGTAAGAGTTCACATTTTCAGCTATCTGCAACAAGAAGCAGGCATTGAAGTGTTTGCAAATAACAACCAAGAAGTTGAGGACATTTCTGTCCTGGTCCAGAAGCTGTGGGATAAGGTTATGGAAGGAAAACGCAGTGCGTTACTGCAAAGTGGTGAACGAATTGCACAGCTGCAAGGTGATATTGAAAGGCTAAGAGAGGAAGGCAGACTTCAGGAGGTTGAGCTTCGGTCATTTAATGACGACTTATCAAAAGAGAGGACCCTGCTGAAGGAAAACCTTGAAGAGGTTATCTCGGACAAAGAGGGATTACAGAGGGACCTGTTAGAGATGAAAAGCAGGAATGAGAAGATGAGGGTTGAAAATGAAGCTCTTTTGGCCCAAATTGAGGCTGTGTCTGAAAAgctaaagaaaattgaaaaagaaacaaatgatgaGATAGATCAAACTATTCAGCAAGTGGTGGGAGATGATGAAAGAGAAAAACTCCTACACTTGCTTGCAGAAAAAGAATCTGAGTTGTCCAATCTGCAGGGAGAGATTGCATCTTTACAg GAGTCTAAACAGAATTCTTCTCCAGCTGAAGAGGTTGTACGAGAGCTAACTGACAAAATAG GTAATCTGGAAAAGGAACATAAAGAAAAACATGAGAAGATGAACAAGATAAAAGCTGTGGCGGTGAAGGCCAAAAAGGAGCTGGATACAACTAGAAAAGAG gttcagGCCTTGAAGGAAGAACTGGAGTTGGTGAAAACTGAGAGGGAGCGTCTATCTGGCTCTGTAAAGGATGTAATTCAAGCAGCCGAAAGCTACAAG AACCTCTTAGCCGAATATGACAAGCAGACTGAACAACTCGACCTGGAAAAGGAGCGAGGAGATAATTGTGATCGTCAGATTGGAGAGCTTACAAAGCATCTGCAGGCTACAGTCCTACAG AAAGACCAGTTGATCTCTGAAAAGGAAGATCTGTTGGCATACCTTGAAACCGTGCAGATGAATGTTAAGCAGCTGGAGGCTCAGATTTTAGAACTGCAGAAGGGAAAATCAGCAGTGGAAAAGGAACTAGAAGGAGAAAAACTTCTGAAGGAGCACAAGATAAAG GACCACAGTATGTCTTTAAAAGAAATAGAAGATCTTCAAAGGCACCTTCAGAAGCAGAATCAGCAACTCCAGCAAGCTGTACAAGAACTGGAAATCTTGAGAAAG GATGCTCAGCAAAGCTCATTGATGGATATGGAGATGGCTGATTATGAACGACTGGTGAAGGAATTAAACCAGAACATCTCTGACAAAGAAAGCAGGATTGAGGAGTATGAGGGGGagatgaaaatacaaaaacagagacAGGAAACACTGCAGGAGGAAATAT GTTCCCTGAAGTCATGTCTGGATCAGACCGAGGATAAAAACACAAAGATAAAACAGCTGCTGGTTAAAACAAAGAAGGAGCTAGCCGATACAAAAAAGAGC GAAGCAGACCAGCTCGCTATTCAGTCATCATTAAAAGGGGAACTGGAGGCAAGCCAGCAGCAACTGGAAGACTACAAG ATCCAGTGTGCCGATCTTACAGCAGAGAGACATAAGCTGCAGGAACAGCTGAGATCAGTGACCGATCAGCTCCAGCATGCAAAAAGTGCATTTCAACAGAAAATTGCAACACTGCAAGAGGAATGCACCGCTGCTAAG gCAGAACAGGTTTCAACTGCCTCAGAATTTGAAAGCTATAAAGTACGCGTACACAATGTTTTAAAGCAACAGAAGAACAAGTCTACATCTCAGAATGAAAAAGATGCAGCTACACAGGAGAG AGAATGCATGGAAAGAATGATGGACCAGCTGAAAGCCAGGCTCCAGGAGACCCAGCACAGCCTACAGGCGAACGTGAACGAGCTGCAGGCCTTGCAGTCTGAGCACGACACTCTCCTCGAGCGACACAATAAAATGCTGCAGGAAACCGTGGCCAAGGAGGCAGAACTCAGGGAGAA ACTCCGCTCAATACAGTTTGAGAACATGGTTCTGAAGTCAGAGCATGCCCAGACCCTGAGTCAGCTGACCGACCAGAATGAGGCTCTTCGGAACAGCTTCCGGGAACAAGTGCGCCACCTACAGGAGGATCACAGAAAGACTGTGGAGACACTGCAGCAGCAGGTCAGCAAGATGGAGGCCCAGCTCTTCCAGCTCCAGAAGGAGGCAAGCACAA GTCCTGTTCCAGTTCAGCAAACAAGGAAGATAGTGCAGGAGCGGAAGAACGCAGATCTTCTGCTGTGTGACTTGCAATCAATGGctagagaggagggagagggaatgGAAACAACTGAAACTGAGTCAGTGTCCTCCTCTGGCACCCACATCCCTTCATTGGAACTACTTCTGAACTCTCCTGAACCAAAGATGG aGCCTCTAGTGTGGCAAGCTGAGCCAACCAAAGAGGAGTTAGCACAGGAATTAAACACAGCAACCAAGAGTATTGAACACATGAATGGGCTGCTCCATGAAACAGAAGCCACCAACGCTATCCTAATGGAACAGATCACG CTTCTGAAGAGTGAGGTGAGAAGGCTGGAGAGGAACCAGGAGCGAGAGAAGTCTGTAGCTAATCTGGAGTACCTGAAGAATGTCCTGCTACAGTTTATATTCCTGAAGTCAGGCAGCGAGAGACAGGCCCTCTTGCCGGTAATCCATACCATGTTACAGCTCAGCCCAGAGGAGAGGAGTAAACTGTCTGCAATAGCACAAG GTGAAGAAGAAGCAGCTGTGGCCTCCAGATCATCCGGCTGGACTTCATATCTTCACAGCTGGTCAGGAATAAGATGA